CAATTATTCTGGGATTCAAGAATGGGATGGTAGCGTTAAATGACAGAATTAAATTACGTTCTCTAGTCGCTGCTGAAAAGGACGATATGCTGTATGTAGCCAGTGAAGAATCGGCTATCCGGGTAATATGTGAACATCCGGATAAGGTTTGGGCGCCAAAAGGTGGAGAACCTGTAATTGGTTTGCTGGAGGAGGTTAGCGCATGAGTTTAAGTTATAATATGCCCGAATTTATTCTTGAAAGAAACGAAAGGAAATGTATTCAATGCCAGGTATGTGTCCGCCAGTGTGCAAATGAAGTGCATACCTACGATGCAGAAGAGAATATAGTAAATGCCGATGATATAAAATGTGTAAATTGTCACAGATGTGTCTTAATGTGTCCTACCAGGGCACTGACCATCCGGAAATATCCTCTTGAATTTAAGGAAAATGCCAACTGGACTGCCAGTGCGATTAATGAAATCTACAGGCAGGCCGAAAGCGGAGGAGTACTGCTGTCCGGGATGGGTAATCCAAAGCCTTACCCTATCTATTGGGATAAAATTTTATTAAACGCCAGCCAGGTAACCAATCCTTCCATAGACCCTTTAAGAGAACCTATGGAAACGAAAGTAATTTTAGGCAGGAAACCTGAAAAACTGGAATTTGATAAAGATGGCAATTTGATTACAGAAATGCCTCCTCAAATAGAGCTCTCTGCACCCATCATGTTTTCTGCAATGTCTTTTGGATCCATCAGCAAAAATGCTCATGAATCCCTGGCAAGGGCTGCAGAAGAAGCTGGAATCCTCTATAATACAGGAGAAGGCGGTTTGAACAGAGAATTTTATAAATATGGTAAGAATACCATTGTACAGGTGGCTTCCGGCCGTTTTGGCGTTCATAATGAATACCTGAATGCAGGGGCCGCTATTGAAATCAAAATAGGGCAGGGGGCAAAACCGGGTATTGGCGGCCACCTTCCCGGAGAAAAGGTTGGAGAAGAAGTTTCTGCAACCCGAATGATTCCTGTGGGCTCTGATGCGATTTCCCCGGCTCCGCATCATGACATATACTCCATTGAAGATTTAAGACAATTGATTTACTCCCTAAAAGAGGCAACCGACTACAAAAAACCCGTTTTTGTAAAGATTGCCGCTGTTCACAATTCCCCAGCAATAGCATCGGGTATAGCCAGGGCCGGGGCCGATGTTATTGTGATGGATGGTTACAGGGGAGGTACGGGAGCTGCACCTACGAGAGTTAGGGATAATGTAGGTATTCCGATAGAGCTGGCTCTCGCATCAGTAGACCAGAGATTAAGAGATGAAGGAATAAGAAATCAGGTATCTCTTGTTATTGCAGGTAGTGTAAGAAACAGTGCCGATGTGGTGAAGGCTATTGCATTGGGGGCAGATGCAGTTTATATTGCCAGTGCTGCCGTTATTGCAATGGGATGCCATATGTGCCAGAAATGTTATACCGGCAAATGCAACTGGGGTATCGCAACGCAAAGACCTGATTTGGTGAAAAGATTAAATCCTGAAATTGCTTATAAAAGACTTGTCAACCTTGTACATGCCTGGGATCACGAGATAAAAGAGATGCTGGGTGGAATGGGTATCAACTCGATAGATAGTTTGAGAGGCAACCGTTTAATGTTAAGAGGTATCGGGTTAAATGAAAAAGAGCTTGAAATTCTGGGCATTAAGCACGCCGGAGAGTAAGGAGGGGGTTGACAGTTATGAAAAAGGTTTATGCAGTGGAAGAATATTGTGTAGGATGCAAATTATGTGAGGTGCATTGTGTTGTAGCTCACTCGAAATCAAAAGATATCATAAAAGCCTATAAAAAAGAAAATCCAAGGCCGCTGCCAAGGGTAATCGTAGAAGAAGATATGCCTGTATCCTTTGCATTGCAGTGCAGGCATTGTGAGGATGCTCCATGTACAAAAGCGTGTATTACCGGGGCAATGCATAAGGATGAAGTGACGGGAGTTGTTACAAATCGAGAAGAACGTTGCGTGGGCTGCTGGACCTGTATACTGGTCTGTCCCTACGGGGCCATTGTTAGAAATGAGCAGGACAAAAAGGTTGCTACAAAATGCGACCTTTGTTCTGAATCCGGTGACATTCCGGCTTGTGTAAAAAATTGTCCTAATGAAGCATTAAAGTTTGAGGAGAGGGGTGAGTGAGTATGGAATATGTTATCATTGGAAATTCTGCAGCAGCTGTTGCAGCAGTAGAAGGCATCCGAAAAAATGACAAGGATGGCAATATCACCCTCATTTCTGATGAAAGGCACCATACCTATTCACGGCCATTGATCTCCTATTACCTTGGAGATAAGGTGAAAACCGAAGGTATGTACTACCGGGACCAGGATTTTTATATTAAAAATAATGTAAAAGCTATTCTTGGGAAGAAAGCGGTTGAAATAAAACAGGAGCAGAAGAAAGTAGTTCTTGAGAATGGAGAGCAGGTAGCTTATGACAAGCTGCTTATCGCTACCGGCAGCGTTCCTTTTGTACCGCCTATGGAAGGTTTGGAGAATAAAGAAAATATATTTACCTTTCTTAAATGGGACGATTCTATCACTTTAAAGGATAAGGTGAATAAAGATTCCAAAGTGGTTATCATAGGTGCAGGCTTGATCGGCTTAAAAGCAGCTGAAGGGCTAAATAAGCTGTGTGACGATGTCACTGTGGTAGAACTTGCCGACAGGGTATTGAGCACAATTCTTGATAATCAGGCGGCAGGCATTGTACAAAGACACATGGAGCACAAGGGAACTAAATTTATTTTGAATAATACAGTATCAAAGATATGCGGTGAAGGTAAGGTTGAAAAGGTAGTCCTTAAAGATGGCACTGAGCTGCCTTGTGATATCCTTGTAGTTGCCATCGGCGTTAGGCCTAATGTAGCTTTGGCTCAAACTGCAGGAGTGCAGGTACACCGTGGTATTATGGTAGATAGCAGGATGGAAACAAGTGTAGAGGATATCTATGCTGCCGGAGATGTTACCGAAAGTATGGATATCACAGTAAATACCAATCGGATACTTGCTTTATGGCCTAATGCGTATTACCAGGGGGAAATAGCCGGCTGCAACATGTCCGGCGGAACAATGCAGTTCAATGGGGCATTCCCTATGAATGCCATAGGATTTTTCGGACTGCCTATGATTACTGCGGGGATTGTGAACCCAGTGGGAGATCAATATTCCATATACATGGAGTACAACGAAGATGAGGAATGGTTGAAGAAATTTGTAGTGAAAGGTGATGTTCTTGTAGGGTTTATTTTGTTAAATAAAGTAGATAGGGCAGGAATATATACCAGCTTGATAAGAGATAAGGTACCCTTAAAAATGATAAAACACGATCTGCTGGAAGACGGATTCGGTTTGAAGGCCTTCCCGAAATCAATACGTAAAGAAAAAATGTTGATGGGAGGGAAAGAATAATGGAATTGGTTGCCGGATTAAGACCTTATGTTGAATTAAACAAGGAAATAAGACGTATTTTTGAATCGGATAAGAAGATTATTTTAAAAGATGTTAACGGGCAGCGCTATATTGGGGATGGTTTACACGGGGACGGAAAAATTAAAATATACGGAACCCCCGGCAATGATTTGGCTGCATATATGAATGGTCCTGAGATTGAGGTTTTCGGAAATGGGCAGGATGCTTTAGGCAATACCATGAATAGCGGAAGAGTTATCGTCCATGGCAACTGCGGGGATACTACCGGATATGCAATGAGAGGCGGAGAGATTTTTATCAAAGGCAATGTAGGATACCGTGTAGGCATTCATATGAAAGAGTACATGGAGGCAAAACCCGTTATTGTCATAGGTGGTAAAGCAGGAGATTTTTTGGGGGAGTATATGGCCGGCGGAATGATACTTCTTCTTGGATTAAACCTTGAGGACGGGGAGGAAATGGTAGGCAAATTCTGTGGAACTGGCATGCACGGTGGAGTAATGTATATCCGCGGAGAAGTTGAACCTTATAAATTAGGCAAAGAGGTAAAAGCTGTTGAGCCTGGTGAAGAGGATTACAAAATCATAAGAAACTATGTTAAAAAGTACTGCCATTACTTCCAGAGAAGTGTGGATTTTGTAATGAATAAGCCTTTCATCAAGCTCATCGCGTACAATAAGAGACCGTATAAGAACCTTTATACAGCATATTAAAAGCAATTGAGATTATATAAATCACCTAAATAATTTACTTTGGAGTACGTAAGAAGGTAAATAATAAAAATCATAAAAAGAGAATGTACAAAAGTTTTTAGATGTACATTCTCTTTCATAAAATTTATCTTAGTATATGTTTTTGCATTTCAGTTATCAATAATATAATTAGTTAATGTACTTATCTAAGGTGTTTATATTATTTATGAATTAAATTTAAAATAAAAATGCATAAAATTTATTAAAAATTACTATTTCATATGTATACAAACGATAAAATGCAATTTTGTAATATAAAAATTGCAAAAAAAATTAAATTACCTCTTGCGTTTTTGAAAATTTATGGTATAATAAAACTAAGCTTGATGATTATCAATTTATAAACAAAAAATTTAAAAGTTTTTGGGACAACGACGTTCTTTAAAGATAGCAGTTTTATACTATCTTTATACTGGACGTCTTTTTTATTTTTAATTTAGAATAGAATGAAAATATAAAAGTTGGGAACATTTTAAAATTAATAATGAAAGGAGTTTGATATATATGCCTAACTATACCAGGGAAGATGTAATAAGGATGGTAAAAGAGCAGGATGTTAAATTCATAAGGCTTCAGTTTACCGATATTTTTGGAACGCTTAAGAATGTTGCTATCACTTCCAGTCAATTAGAGAAAGCATTAAATAATCAATGCATGTTTGATGGTTCTTCCATAGAAGGATTTGTAAGAATCGAAGAATCGGATATGTACTTGAGACCTGACCCCAATACTTTTGCAATATTTCCATGGCGGCCACAGCCGGGGAGAGTGGCAAGACTGATATGCGACGTATATAACCCGGATGGAACACCTTTTGAAGGGGATCCAAGATACATTCTCAAAAAAGTTATTAAAGAAGCAAAAGATATGGGATATACCTTTAACGTTGGGCCGGAATGTGAATTCTTTTTATTCCTTACTGACGAGAACGGAGATCCTACCACTATTACCCATGATAATGCCGGGTACTTTGATTTAGGACCTATTGACCTTGGAGAAAATGCCAGAAGAGATATGTGCCTGATGCTTGAAGAAATGGGATTTGAAATAGAAGCCTCCCACCATGAAGTTGCAAGAGGCCAGCATGAGATTGATTTTAAGTATGCTGAAGGATTAACTACAGCAGATAATATTATGACTTTTAAGCTAGTAGTAAAAATGATGGCCCAAAGGCATGGATTACATGCAACTTTTATGCCTAAGCCTATTTTTGGAATCAATGGTTCCGGGATGCATACCAATATGTCCCTTTCCAAGGATGGTAAAAACGCCTTTTACGACCCGGATGATCAATTAGGCCTTAGTGAAATTGCGTACAACTTTATTGCAGGCATATTAAAGCATATAAAAGGAATGGCTGCCGTTACCAATCCTATTGTTAACTCATATAAAAGATTGGTACCGGGCTATGAAGCGCCGGTATATATTGCCTGGTCTGCTAAAAATAGGAGCCCATTGATACGTATTCCTGCAGCAAGAGGAGCAAGCACAAGAATAGAAATGAGGAATCCAGATCCGGCTTGTAACCCGTATCTTGCCCTTGCAGTTTCGTTAGCAGCCGGGTTGGATGGAATAAAGAATGGGTTAAAGCCTCCGGCGAGTGTTGAAAAAAATATTTACCACATGGATGAAGCAGCAAGAAAAGAACATGGCATTGAAAGTTTGCCGGGCAGCCTGTATGAGGCAATAATAGAAATGCAAAATGATGAGTTAGTCAAAAAGACTCTTGGGCCTCATGCATTTGAACGATATGTTGAAGCTAAGCTGATTGAATGGAATGATTACAGGACAAAGGTTCATCAATGGGAAATCGACCAGTATCTCACCAGATATTAATCGACATCAGTTGATGAGATGATGGGAGAGTGTAGGTGATGAATCATTCGGATATCATTGTCGCAATCAACAACATGGACTTGGGAAACCGCATCAGGAATGTACTTAACCAAAATGGTTTAAGCGTAATTGACGTGTGTTCTTCAGGGAATGAGGCCATTCGAAAGGTTCGTATGTTAAAGCCGGACCTGTTGATTATTAACTTTGAACTTCCGGATACTACAGGATTTGAGGTTGCTAAAATTATTGCCGGAGATAAATTAAGCACGGTAATACTTTTAACCAACCAGACCCAAAAAGAGTATGCTGAAAGCTTGATTGGCGATTTGGATATTATATGTTTGAACAAACCCTTGAATAAGACAACATTGCTTCAGACCATTGACCTTATTTTGCGAAGCAAGAGAAAAGTAAAGCGACTTGAAGCAGAGGTTAACGAATTAAAGAAAAGTTTGGAACATAGAAAAATAATAGACAGAGCAAAAGGAATTTTAATGGAAAAACTGGGACTTTCAGAACCGGAAGCCTATAGAAAGATACAAAAACAGAGTATGGATACCGGAGTTCCTATGAAAGATATTGCGAAGGTGATAATTGATACAATGCAGTAGTTTTTAAGACTCAGATTTAGATTCAGATTAAGGATGTTGTAAACAGTAAATATCATAAGTTAAAAACAGAAACTGCTAAATATTTTTACCACAGACAGGACTATGAATTATAAACTATTTTTGTACTAACTAAATAGCTCATCGTTGAGCAGTTTAATAATGTGGCTAAGGCGCCGTGAATCATCACAGGCGCCTTTTTTTTATATTAAAAAATCAATAAATATAAAGGAGAGGTGCATTTGTATGAAAAAACTTGAAATTATTATTCGTCCCGAGAAATTGGAGGATCTCAAGGAAACCTTGAATAAGGTTGGGGTTAAAGGGATGATGGTTTCTACTGTAATGGGGTGTGGAAACCAGAAAGGTATTAAAGAAATGTACAGAGGTACAGAGCTGACCATTAATTTGCTCCATAAACTAAAAGTAGAAATAATTGTGGCAGACGGTATGGTTGAAACAATTATCAAAAAGGTTAGAGATACAGTAAATACCGGGAATGTGGGAGATGGAAAGATTTTTATTTACAATGTGGAAAATGCAGTAAGAATCAGGACAGGAGAAACAGGAGAAAGTGCAATTTAGCAACAATGTACCTTTGTATGCAGTGTATCTTCATCATTATTTGTGCCGGGGCAGCCCGGCGTGGCAGTTAATATAAAAAAAACAAATATAAAAAATTTATTTTAGATATGAAAGGGTGGTTTTAATGTTAAGACGTATTTTTATTATATTATTAATTGCAAGTATTGTTTTAGTGCCCATTATGGTATTTGCGGCAGATGAGCCTACGGTTGCAGATTTACAGGTAAGACTGGACGTTGTGTGGGTACTCATTGCAGCGTTTTTGGTATTCTTTATGCAGGCAGGTTTTGCAATGGTAGAAGCTGGTTTTACCAGAGCAAAAAATGCAAGCAACATTATCATGAAAAATCTTATGGATTTTGCAATAGGTTCTATCATATTTTTTGCTTTTGGTTTTGCATTCATGTTTGGTGAAGATATCGGTGGATTTATAGGGTCAACAGGCTTTTTTGGCACCAGCAGCATGGAGCATCTTGGCTTAAGCATTCCCATCGAGGTATTTATTATATTCCAGACAGTGTTTGCAGCAACAGCTGCAACCATCGTATCCGGGGCAATGGCTGAAAGGACTAAATTCTTAGCCTACGTAATTTACAGTGCAGTGATAAGCTTGATTATCTATCCGGTAGTTGGTCACTGGACATGGGGAGGCGGCTGGTTGTCCAAGATGGGATTTATTGATTTTGCCGGATCTACAGTTGTTCACTCGGTAGGTGGATGGGCGGCACTGGTGGGAGCTGCCATTATCGGTCCAAGGATAGGCAAGTATGGTGAAAACGGCAAGGTATATGCAATACCAGGACATAATATAACATTAGGGGCGCTGGGAGTATTTATTCTCTGGTTTGGCTGGTTTGGATTCAACCCGGGCAGTACACTGGCCGCCAATCTGGATACAGGTAGAATTGCAATGACTACAAACCTGGCCGCTGCAGCGGGAGCTTGTACCGTAATGATCATGACCTGGTTAAAATATGGCAAGCCGGATGTCAGTATGACGCTTAATGGTGCTTTGGGCGGCTTGGTAGCTATTACAGCAGGTACTGCGGCAGTAAGTATGTGGGGTGCTGTTGCAATCGGCACAATTGCAGGATTTGTTATTGTTTATGGAATAGAATTTATAGATAAAGTACTTAAGATAGATGACCCTGTAGGTGCAATAGGTGTACATGGCTTATGTGGAAGCACAGGTACGATTTTGGTAGGGCTGTTTGCAACAGAAGGCGGTCTGCTGTATGGAGGAGGAGTGAAACTTCTACTTGTCCAACTGACAGGAGTTATGGCAGTAGCTGCATGGACATTAATAACAACATTTATTCTCTTCAAAACGTTGAAGGCAACTGTAGGATTAAGGGTTGACAGACAGGATGAAGAATTGGGGCTCGATCATGGTGAACATGCAACACAGGCCTATGCAGACTTTGTATTGAAAGTATAAAACAGGATATATAACATAAAAAGGGGACTGTATTGAAGCAGTCCTCTTTTTATGTTGTTTGGGTAAAGAGAAGATGACAATCGTAACAAAAAAACTTAAAAAAGTTTGTTAAAAAAAACCAGACATATACTATTGACTATCAAATTTAACGGGACTATAATGTGTTTATCATTAAAAATACTTAAAATTACCGAGGTAATTTAATATGTCACAGGAGACAGATAAACAGAGAATTTCAGATATTTCAAGGCAGTATTTTGTACATATGAAATATAATGCTGTCAATAGTATCACTGATGGAATATTTTTTACTTTGGGGACGGGAATGGCATCCGGGACGGTACTTACATATTTTGTAAGTACCTTTACTAGTTCTAATGCGGTCATTGGTTTATTAACTACTTTACACTCACTGCTGGTAAACGTCCCGCAATTTTTTGTAGCACCCTATGTAGAAAAAAAGGAAACATACAAGCCTGCGCTAAAAATGCTGGGATTTTTTCAAAGAGTAGTATGGTTGTTATTAGGAATCAGTACATTTCTGTTGGCACAAAAATTTCCTGTTTTCTACCTGGTGCTGTTGTATTTTTTTTATGGTTTATTTGGATTATTTACCAGTGCCTGTTCTGTTTTGTGGATAAGTCTGATTACCAAAGTTATCCCCCACGACCACCAAGCTAGGTTCTTCGGGGTAAGGTATTCATTGTGTGGAGCGGCGGAAATATTGGGTTCATTTGCAGCTTCCATGATTTTTAAATTTGTTCCATATCCAACAAACTATGGAATAATCTTTGTTATAGTATTTATCCTTTTGATGGTTTCATATTATTTTATGTCCAATGTATATGAACTTCCTACCCAGGTAAAGAAGATAAGACAAACGGGTTATTTTTCGAGAATCAAAGAAATATTGATAGAAGACAGGAACTTTTTGATGTACTTTATTTCTACCGTCGCTATTATTTTAGGGAAAGCAGGATTTT
This genomic stretch from Petroclostridium xylanilyticum harbors:
- a CDS encoding glutamate synthase-related protein; protein product: MSLSYNMPEFILERNERKCIQCQVCVRQCANEVHTYDAEENIVNADDIKCVNCHRCVLMCPTRALTIRKYPLEFKENANWTASAINEIYRQAESGGVLLSGMGNPKPYPIYWDKILLNASQVTNPSIDPLREPMETKVILGRKPEKLEFDKDGNLITEMPPQIELSAPIMFSAMSFGSISKNAHESLARAAEEAGILYNTGEGGLNREFYKYGKNTIVQVASGRFGVHNEYLNAGAAIEIKIGQGAKPGIGGHLPGEKVGEEVSATRMIPVGSDAISPAPHHDIYSIEDLRQLIYSLKEATDYKKPVFVKIAAVHNSPAIASGIARAGADVIVMDGYRGGTGAAPTRVRDNVGIPIELALASVDQRLRDEGIRNQVSLVIAGSVRNSADVVKAIALGADAVYIASAAVIAMGCHMCQKCYTGKCNWGIATQRPDLVKRLNPEIAYKRLVNLVHAWDHEIKEMLGGMGINSIDSLRGNRLMLRGIGLNEKELEILGIKHAGE
- a CDS encoding 4Fe-4S dicluster domain-containing protein gives rise to the protein MKKVYAVEEYCVGCKLCEVHCVVAHSKSKDIIKAYKKENPRPLPRVIVEEDMPVSFALQCRHCEDAPCTKACITGAMHKDEVTGVVTNREERCVGCWTCILVCPYGAIVRNEQDKKVATKCDLCSESGDIPACVKNCPNEALKFEERGE
- a CDS encoding NAD(P)/FAD-dependent oxidoreductase encodes the protein MEYVIIGNSAAAVAAVEGIRKNDKDGNITLISDERHHTYSRPLISYYLGDKVKTEGMYYRDQDFYIKNNVKAILGKKAVEIKQEQKKVVLENGEQVAYDKLLIATGSVPFVPPMEGLENKENIFTFLKWDDSITLKDKVNKDSKVVIIGAGLIGLKAAEGLNKLCDDVTVVELADRVLSTILDNQAAGIVQRHMEHKGTKFILNNTVSKICGEGKVEKVVLKDGTELPCDILVVAIGVRPNVALAQTAGVQVHRGIMVDSRMETSVEDIYAAGDVTESMDITVNTNRILALWPNAYYQGEIAGCNMSGGTMQFNGAFPMNAIGFFGLPMITAGIVNPVGDQYSIYMEYNEDEEWLKKFVVKGDVLVGFILLNKVDRAGIYTSLIRDKVPLKMIKHDLLEDGFGLKAFPKSIRKEKMLMGGKE
- the glnA gene encoding type I glutamate--ammonia ligase; protein product: MPNYTREDVIRMVKEQDVKFIRLQFTDIFGTLKNVAITSSQLEKALNNQCMFDGSSIEGFVRIEESDMYLRPDPNTFAIFPWRPQPGRVARLICDVYNPDGTPFEGDPRYILKKVIKEAKDMGYTFNVGPECEFFLFLTDENGDPTTITHDNAGYFDLGPIDLGENARRDMCLMLEEMGFEIEASHHEVARGQHEIDFKYAEGLTTADNIMTFKLVVKMMAQRHGLHATFMPKPIFGINGSGMHTNMSLSKDGKNAFYDPDDQLGLSEIAYNFIAGILKHIKGMAAVTNPIVNSYKRLVPGYEAPVYIAWSAKNRSPLIRIPAARGASTRIEMRNPDPACNPYLALAVSLAAGLDGIKNGLKPPASVEKNIYHMDEAARKEHGIESLPGSLYEAIIEMQNDELVKKTLGPHAFERYVEAKLIEWNDYRTKVHQWEIDQYLTRY
- a CDS encoding ANTAR domain-containing response regulator; its protein translation is MNHSDIIVAINNMDLGNRIRNVLNQNGLSVIDVCSSGNEAIRKVRMLKPDLLIINFELPDTTGFEVAKIIAGDKLSTVILLTNQTQKEYAESLIGDLDIICLNKPLNKTTLLQTIDLILRSKRKVKRLEAEVNELKKSLEHRKIIDRAKGILMEKLGLSEPEAYRKIQKQSMDTGVPMKDIAKVIIDTMQ
- a CDS encoding P-II family nitrogen regulator gives rise to the protein MKKLEIIIRPEKLEDLKETLNKVGVKGMMVSTVMGCGNQKGIKEMYRGTELTINLLHKLKVEIIVADGMVETIIKKVRDTVNTGNVGDGKIFIYNVENAVRIRTGETGESAI
- a CDS encoding ammonium transporter; translation: MVFAADEPTVADLQVRLDVVWVLIAAFLVFFMQAGFAMVEAGFTRAKNASNIIMKNLMDFAIGSIIFFAFGFAFMFGEDIGGFIGSTGFFGTSSMEHLGLSIPIEVFIIFQTVFAATAATIVSGAMAERTKFLAYVIYSAVISLIIYPVVGHWTWGGGWLSKMGFIDFAGSTVVHSVGGWAALVGAAIIGPRIGKYGENGKVYAIPGHNITLGALGVFILWFGWFGFNPGSTLAANLDTGRIAMTTNLAAAAGACTVMIMTWLKYGKPDVSMTLNGALGGLVAITAGTAAVSMWGAVAIGTIAGFVIVYGIEFIDKVLKIDDPVGAIGVHGLCGSTGTILVGLFATEGGLLYGGGVKLLLVQLTGVMAVAAWTLITTFILFKTLKATVGLRVDRQDEELGLDHGEHATQAYADFVLKV
- a CDS encoding MFS transporter produces the protein MSQETDKQRISDISRQYFVHMKYNAVNSITDGIFFTLGTGMASGTVLTYFVSTFTSSNAVIGLLTTLHSLLVNVPQFFVAPYVEKKETYKPALKMLGFFQRVVWLLLGISTFLLAQKFPVFYLVLLYFFYGLFGLFTSACSVLWISLITKVIPHDHQARFFGVRYSLCGAAEILGSFAASMIFKFVPYPTNYGIIFVIVFILLMVSYYFMSNVYELPTQVKKIRQTGYFSRIKEILIEDRNFLMYFISTVAIILGKAGFSFQVIYAKVKLGISSEQAAFIATGIFISQTAGYIFWSYINTKFNYKKSIEMSSLLFIPAIVAMLLMDNIFMLYVSVALFGFAQSARNSGENNLVIAICPREQDKPAYVGLRNTLLGPFFAFVPLLAGVAADIFNYEIMFMGSIIFVVIGYILMKFFVKLEK